The following nucleotide sequence is from Deltaproteobacteria bacterium.
CTGATCCGCGGCATCGGTCATCAGAAATTTAAGAAGACTGAGATTGGGGAGATACCGGAAGAATGGGAAGTCAAGCGATTAGGAGACCTTTGTGATGGTAAACCAGAATATGGGGCAAACGTAGCTGCTATAGATAGGAATGACCGTCTGCCGCGATATATCCGCATAACAGATGTAACAGAAGATGGAAAATTATCAGCAGCTACATGGCAAAGTATAAGACAAGATGTTGCTGGACCATATCTTCTCAATAAAGGCGATTTTCTATTCGCCAGAAGTGGCGCAACGGTCGGAAAAACTTATCTATACAGAGAGGAAGATGGTTTATCTGCATTCGCAGGATACATGATCCGTTTCCGACCAAATCCCACAGTGCTTTTACCAGAATTTCTATTCCATTATACTCACTCTATTCTTTACTACAATTGGGTTAAAGGTATACTTAGAGCGGGTGCACAGCCAAATATCAATGGGCAAGAGTATGCCAATATGCCCATAATAAAGCCAACGATAGGCGAGCAGAAACAGATCGTAGATATCCTAAATTCTCTTGACGAAGACATTAAAAAAGAGTCAAGTTACAAAGACCAACTGGAATCATTGAAAAAAGGCTTGATGCAGGTATTGTTAACCGGTAAGGTTCGGGTGAACGTGTAACCATGAAGCCGATATTTAACGAAGATACCCTCTCCGAAAGCCCGGCGATCGCGCAGTTAAAACGCATGGGATACGGGTACATCCACGGCGATGAGTTGGACCCGGAATTGCGGGATGACTGCGAACGGGCATCCCGGAGAGAAGTAGTGCTTGTATCAAGACTCAAGAAAACGCTTGCCGAGATCAACCCCCGCCTTACCGAAGAGAGCATCAACAAGGCCGTCCGCAGAATCACCCACATCCATGCCGAAAATCTGATCGAGGCAAACCGTACCTTTCATCAGGATTTGGTAGCAGGGATATCCATTAACCAGGATATTGGGGCTAAACGTCAGAAACTGACCGTTCGTTACATAAACTTCGATGATCCGAAAAAGAATGAATTTCTTGCGGTCAATCAGTTCTGGGTAAAAGGTCCGAAACAGACAGACCGCCCGGATATTGTGATCTTTATCAACGGCATCCCCTTTGTTGTGATTGAATGCAAAAGCCCTGTAGCCAAACAGATGGGCATTAGTGAAGGGATCGTACAATTACAACGTTATCAGGAAGAAATCCCAAACCTTTTTCACACGAACCAGATACTCATCGCCCTCAATCTTTTCGGCGCAAAGTATGGAACAATTCTATCCAGTGCGGAATTTTCCCACGAGTGGAAAGCCCCAGGCAAGGAAAAGTTTCCCAATATGGCGGAGCATCCCTCGGTTCAAGAGATGCTCAAACTCGATCTGATCAAAAAAGATGATCTTTCGGAGCGCCCGACACAGCAAGAGGTGCTGATCGCAGGCATCCTGAACAAAAGAAACCTCCTCGACATAATCCAAAACTTTATCGTCTTTGAAAAGGAAAAGGCGAAAACGGTGAAGAAGGTCTGCCGCTATCAGCAATTTACGGCTGTGAATAAGATTCTGAAAAGGGTTACGACAGAAGAGGAAAAG
It contains:
- a CDS encoding restriction endonuclease subunit S, with the translated sequence MAEQVSSLKTGIKYKDTPIGKIPVDWELLSLEDVCDEVYRYPTYYNIEYVDPHQGVPEIRGELIKGNGELSNNMSEYRYIAKETSLKFPKTILHEGDFVLSVRGTMGKIGYISNSLENANMTANLMRISPNHNKVYPLWMKQFLLSDLFQKRLNDASSATTIKTIKAPELKALEISLPPLPEQKKIAEILTTVDDAIEKTAQIIENTKEAKKGLMQRLLIRGIGHQKFKKTEIGEIPEEWEVKRLGDLCDGKPEYGANVAAIDRNDRLPRYIRITDVTEDGKLSAATWQSIRQDVAGPYLLNKGDFLFARSGATVGKTYLYREEDGLSAFAGYMIRFRPNPTVLLPEFLFHYTHSILYYNWVKGILRAGAQPNINGQEYANMPIIKPTIGEQKQIVDILNSLDEDIKKESSYKDQLESLKKGLMQVLLTGKVRVNV